The Rhodanobacteraceae bacterium DNA window CAATACCAGGGCGGCAAGCTGTTGCGCGTCAATCGCACGCTGGGCGAGATCAAGCGCATCGAGCCGGCTCGCGGAGAAGGCGAAGACAAGCTGCGCTTCAACTGGAACACGCCCACCGTGCTGGCACCCAGCGGCAAGCTTTATACCGGGTCCCAGTACTTGCATGTATCCACCGATCGCGGCGACAGCTGGACCCGAATCTCACCGGATCTGACCACCAACAATCCGCAGCTGCAGCGCCAGGCCACCTCCGGCGGTCTCAGCCGTGACAATTCGTCCGCCGAGAACAACACCACCCTCTACACCATTGCCGAGTCGCCGAAGAACCCGGACACCATCTGGGTGGGCACCGATGACGGCAATGTGCAGCTGACCCGCGATGGCGGCCGCAGCTGGACCAATCTCACGGCCCGGCTGAAGAGCACGCCCAAGGGGGCCTGGGTGTCGCGCATCGAGGCTTCGCCGCATGACGAGGGTACCGCTTTCGTCACCATCGACGATCATCGTCGCGGCGACATGAAGCCCTATCTGCTGGTCACCCGCGATTTCGGTGCCAGTTTCGCGCCGGTGAATCTGGCCGGCGTCGACGGCTATGCCTGGGTGATCGAGCAGGATCCGGTGCAGGCGGATCTGTTGTATCTGGGCACCGAGTTCGGCCTGTTCATTTCCATTGACGGCGGCGCCCACTGGGCACGCTTTGCCGAGAATCTGCCGCGCGTGGCGGTGCACGATCTGTACCTGCATCCGCGCGAAAACGATTTGATCATCGCCACTCACGGTCGCGGCATCTACATCATCGACGACCTCAGCCCGCTGCGGGCATTGAACGCCGAGGTGCTGAAGCAGGATCTGGCGCTGCTGCCGTCGCGGGCCGGTATCCAGACCATTGGTGGCGGCCTGCAGGATTTTGGTGGCGACGATGAATATGCCGGCCAGAGCCTGCCAGATGTCGCCGTGATCAGCTTCTATGCGGCCAAGCGGCATATGTTCGGTGACTCCAAGCTGGAAGTCTTCGACAGCAAGGACAAGCTGATCACCACCTTGCCGGTGGACAAGCGTCGCGGCGTGGTTCGGATCGAGTGGCCGATGCGCCTGAAGGCGCCGAAGTTGCCGCCATCGACCCAGCTGGTGCAGGCCTTTGTCGGTCCGCGCCTGCCCGAGGGCGACTATCGCTATGTGCTCACCCGCGGCAAGCAGACGGCCGAAGGCAAGGTGACGCTGGCAGCCGATCCGCGCTCACCGCACAGTGCCGAAGATCGCACGGCCCAGCGCGAACTGGCGCTGGCGCTGCACGGCGAACTGGCCGATCTGACCTTTGTCGCCGATCAGCTGGCTGATCTGAACACGCAGATCGAGGCACGCAACAAGGCGCTCGGCAACAAGACGCCCAAGTCGCTGACCAGTTTCGCGGACAAGCTGTCGGCGCTGCGCAAGAAACTCGCCGCCAGCGATACCGATGGCGGCTATGTCAGCGGTGAGGAACAGCTACGCGAGCGCATGGGCGAGCTCTACGGCGCGGTCGTTGGCTATGACGGTCGACCCAGCGCCAGCCAGCAGCAGATGCACAAGAACGTGCAGGCCGAGCTGGCGGCGCGCATGGCCGATCGTGATCAGCTGCTGGCCGAACTGACCGCCGTCAACAGCGCCGTGGAGAAAGCCGGTGGCGAGGCCCTCAAGGCCTTGGACCGCGCTGGCTGGGAGGCCAAGGAATCAGGCAGCGGCCCCGCCAGCGTCGCCAGGCGCTGGTTCAGCTGCGAAGTTTGCCTCAGCCACGTGCTGCATTGAGCCCCCAGCTCGCGTAGGAGCGACCTCGCGTCGCGACCGTCAGCCGCGATGAACTCGCGGCTGGGGTGTCCATGGCCAGAGCTTGAACGCAAAGAGCCGCGAAAGCACTGGTAGGAGCGACCTTGCGTCGCGACCGCCCACCGCGATGACCTCGCAGGTGGGGAACGCCCCGAGGCTGCCAGGCCAGAGCTTGAACGCGGAGAACGCAGAGCGGCGCAGAGAACGCAGAGAAGAACACACAGCTCTCGGTTTCTCTTGGTGTCCTTTCTGCTTTTCCTTTGCGTACTTCGCGTCCCGCTTCTGCTTGGATCGGCCTTGATGGATGGTTTTCGCGAATGTTGGCCGGCGTCACGTAGCCCGCTGGCGCGGCCAACGTGACCTACGGGTTTGGCTGCGGCGTGTCCTGCAGATAGCTGACAAAACGCCGGGCTGTGGCCGACAGCGGGTGGTCACTGCGCCAGACCAGTGACCAGCGGCGTTCGATCGGAAAACCGCGTACCTCAAGTTCGATGAGTCCTGCGGCGGCCAGATCGCTCTGGCCGGACTGGCTCAGCGCCAGCCGGGAAATTACGGCGATGCCGAGGCCAGCGGCGACCGAATGCTTGATCGCCTCATTGCTGCCCAGGCTCATGGCAATCTTCGGCTTGAAGCCGGCGTCGGCGAAATGCTGCTCGGCCACACGACGGGTGCCGCTGCCGGCCTCGCGCATCAGCCAGCGTTCCCCGGCCAGATCAGCCAGCTTCAGGCGTTTGCCTGCGAGAGGATGGCTGCTGCCGGCGACCACGATCAGCGGATTGTCGAGAAAGGGCAGGGAGCGCAGTGGCAGATCCTGTGGCGGCAGCATCATCACCACCAGATCGTCGCTGCGCTGTTGCAGGCGCTGGACCACGCGGTCACGATTTTCGATGCTCAGCTCGAACTCCACGCCGGGATGGGCGGCGGCGAAGGGCCCGATCAGATCCGGCACGAAGTATTCGGCCGTGGTCACGGCGGCAATGCGCAGATGTCCGCGCACCAGCCCACGCTGCTCGTTGAGGTTGGCTTCGAAGCGCTGCCAGCAGTCGATCAGCTCGGCGACCGTGTGCTGCAGGGTCTCGCCAGTCTGGGTTAGGCGCAGCTTGCGCCCGGAGTACTCGAACAGCGGTTCGCCGATGGCGCCGGCCAGTTCCTTGAGCTGCACGCTGACCGTGGGTTGGCTGAGGTGCATGGCCTCGGCCGCCCGGGTCACCGACAGCAGACGTGCCGTGGTTTCGAAGGCGCGCAGCTGTTGCGGGGTGATGCGCAGCAATCGACGCAGGGGTGTTGGCATAGATAAAAAACTATCGATGGAATCAAATACAAGTATTTCCCAAATGCACCGGGATTGCCTAGTTTTCGCCCATCTCCGCACCAGGATGGACACGAGCATGGAAATGGATCAGGTCAACTCGCCGGAATGGCTGGACAGCAGCGTCTCGCAAGCAGTATCGGAAAACCCGGTGCTGACACCGATCACGGTCGCGCCCGGCGACGGCATCGGCCCCGAGATCATGCAGGCCACCCTGGCCATTCTCAGCGCGGCCGGGGCGCGCATCGCCCCGGAGTTCATCGAGATCGGCGAAGCCACCTACCTGCGCGGTCATGCCGCGGGCATCGATGACGCCGCCTGGGCCAGCCTGCGCCGCACCGGTGTGCTGCTGAAGGGGCCGATCACCACGCCCTCGGGCGGTGGCTACAAGAGCCTCAACGTGACCCTGCGCAAGACCCTAGGCCTGTACGCCAATGTCCGTCCCTGCATCAGCTACGCGCCCTTCGTGGCCACGCTGCATCCGCGCATGGATGTGGTGATCGTGCGCGAGAACGAGGAAGACCTGTACGCCGGCATCGAGCATCGCCAGACCGACGAGGTCTACCAGTGCCTGAAGCTGATCACCCGCCCGGGCTGCGAGAAGATCGTCCGCCACGCCTTCGAGTACGCCCGCCAGTACGGCCGGCGCAAGGTCACGTGCATGGTGAAGGACAACATCATGAAGATGACCGACGGCCTGTTTGCACGCGTGTTCGAGGAGATCGGCGCCGAGTATCCGGACATCCAGCGTGAGCGCTACATCATCGACATCGGCGCGGCCCGACTGGCAACCCGGCCGGAACGCTTCGATGTGATTGTCATGCCCAACCTCTACGGCGACATCCTGAGCGACATCGCCGCCGAGATGACCGGCAGCGTCGGCCTGGCCGGCAGCGCCAACATCGGCGAGCACGGCGCCATGTTCGAAGCCATCCACGGCAGCGCCCCGGACATCGCCGGGCAGGGCATCGCCAATCCGGGCGGCCTGCTGCTGGCCGCGGTGATGATGCTGGTGCAGCTGCGTCAGAACGACGTGGCCGAGCGTATCCACAATGCCTGGCTGCGGACGCTGGAGGATGGCATCCACACCGCCGACATTGCTTCCGCGAACACCCGCAGCAAGGTCGGCACCGCCGCTTTTGCCGAGGCCGTGATCGCCCGACTGGGACAACAGCCGACCCAGCTGGCGTCGGTGAAATACGCCGATGTACCGGCCGCTGCCGAGCCGCGCCGCCCGCTGTACGTGCGCAGGCCGGCGCAGCACAAGACCCGGGTAGGCATCGATATCTTCGTCCACGCCGCCGACATCGCGCCGGACGATCTGGCAGCACAGCTGCAAGCCACTGATACCGAACAGCTGTCGCTGCAGCTGATCACCAATCGCGGGGTCAAGGTGTGGCCGCAGGGACACGCCGAGACCTTCTGCACCGATCACTGGCGTTGTCGCTTTCTAGCGCGCGAGGGTCAGGACCCGCTGACGCTGGGCCACAAGGTGGCTCTGCTGCAGCGCATGGCCGATGCCGGCATTGATGTCATCAAGACCGAACATCTGTTCAACTTCGATGGCGTCGCCGGCTACGCCCAGGCGCAGGGACAGTAATCCATCGCTACGCGCCCGGCGGCCGTGGCCGCCGGGTCGCCTGCCACGGCGCGATCTCAGCGCGCCCGATTGGCCAGGCCATGAAAGCCGAGCATGCCCAGGCCCGCCGCGGCAATGACGATGCCGAAGGCGGCAGGGTCGTTCGGACCCAGATTGAACAGATCGATCAGTCCGAAGGCGATACCGACCAGCACCAGCACCAGGCCCCATTTCAACGAGGACACTTTCCGGTTCTGCTCGTCGGCGGCGAGCATGGTGCGAACCAGGTCTTCCGAGGCGCCTGACTCCGCCAGGCGGCGGCGCACTCGTCCGTCCATGACGATCTTGATGGCTACGACCACACACACGAACAAGGTGATCGGAATCAACGGGCCTAGATCCACAGCGGTACTCCTGAGCAGCGGGCGGTATTGCCCTTTGCCCGGATAGAGACAGCGAGTGCGGGTTCGGTTGCATGGCCCCTGTGGAAGTTCCGGTCGCCCCGGCGGTGCGCATATTCGCGCAACAAACGGGGGCAAGGGGCAGGGGGCAGGGGACCCACGTCACGGCACGGTCAGATCATGCGTCGAGCTTGGACCCCTGCCCCCTGCCCCTTCTATTCAAGACTTATGAAGCAATGAGTTCGCGCATGTTTGGTGAGAGACCAGCTTCAGCCACCAACAGAACCCGCACGCAGCAAGGCAGAAGCGATCGCGGCTGAAGCCGCTCCCACAGGAAGAGGTGGGACCAGCCGCAAGGCGCACCGATCCGGGACTTCCATGCCAGACTGAGGTGCAACCGATCTCGTTGCGGGTGTCTCCAACCCCTCATGAGTACCGACCCACTGCTGGTTCAGGCCGTGCTGGCGCGACAGCCAGGCGCTTTCGAGCGCCTGGTGCGTGCCCATCAGGGTCTGGTCTGGCATCTGCTCGAACGCATGGTCCGGCATCCGGAAGACACCCGCGAACTCAGTCAGGAAGTGTTCCTGCGCGTGCATCAGAAGCTCGAGCAATATCGTTTCGAGAGCTCGCTGGCCACCTGGATAGGCCGGATCGCGTTCTCGATCGCGACCCGTCATCTGCAGCGCAAGCGCCTGCCCATGGATGAAGCGCTGCCTGGCCACGAGGACGACGCCGCACTCGATCGGGTCAGTGACGCCTTCGATCTGGCCGAAGCCTGCAGCGATGCGGACCTGATGGCCTGTGTCAGCCGCGAGCTGGATGCCTTGCCGCCGCTGCAGCGCACCCTGATCGAGCTTTATCATTTCGAAGAACTCGGCATCGCCGAGATCAGCCAGATCACCGGTCAGCCCGAGGGCACGGTGAAGAACAGTCTGTTCCGGGCGCGGCGTCGTCTACGCGAGCGCCTGGAGCTGGCAATAGGAGTCGCGGCATGACACACAGGGTGAACTGGACCGCCGAACAGCAGGCCGAATGGGAGGCACAGGAGCAGGCGCGGCAGGCCGAACGGGCCACCGCCGATGCCTCCGAGGATGCCCGGGGCCATCTCTACCGGGTCATCGACCGCGGCGCACGCCAGAGGAAGCGCCTGGAGCTACCGGCAGATTTCGCCACAGCAGTCGTCAGCCGTGTCCGCGAACAGGAGGTCGATGAAGCCATCGAGCGCTGGCTGTTGCGCATCGCCGGTCTGATTGCGCTGGTGTGCGCTCTGGTCTATGCCGCACCGGATCTGCTCCACAGCCCCTCGCTGGCCCATGGCGCCTGGCAATCCTTGTCCAGCCTGGAAACCTGGCTGGGCAGCCCGTGGTTGTGGGCGACGGTGCTCGCGCTCGCAGCTGCCAGCGGGCTCGATCGCGCCGTCTATCGGCGCTGACCCCGCACCTTGATGGGCCGGCGTCCCAGGCCCTCAAGTCCGATGTGTTCTTGCCTTGGGTGATCTGCTTCGGGTCAGGGCTTTTCCTGTTGCCGTAGCGTCGCCAGCAATTGCGCCGTTGGATCCGGCTGGCGCCGGGCGCAGGGCGGAATCACCAGCGTGGTGTATTCCTCAAAGCGGGCGCGGGCCAGATCGGCCAGCGGCAGTCGGTCGGCCCGGAAGGGCTCCACCGACAGGCGCGCCGCCTCGTAGAGAATCACTTCATGGTCTGCCGGGTAGTCCTGCAGCAGGCGCTCGACCAGTTTCTGGATTTCCTCGGGCTCGGCATGGAAGCGGGTGCAGGCGGTATCGCCGGTGAGCGCTACCTGCCACAGCAGCAGCAGGCTGCGAGTGTCGACCTGCCGGTCTTCGAGCAGGAACTGGGTGGCCTCGACTGACTGCACGCCGCTGCGTCCAGGGTCTATGCCCAGATCGGCGTACAGACAGGCTTCGGCCGAGATGCCCGGTTCCATGCGGGCCCGGAAACCGGCTTCGCGGGCCTTGCGGATCACGGCATGCGGAACGTCAGCGAATACGCCTGGATGGCCATAGAACACGGCGCAGACGCGCTTCCCGGCATGTACCTCGGCGAGGATGGCCGCTTCCATCTCCCGGTAGGTCTGACGCCGGTCCTTGCCCTCGGCATAGTGCACGCGCAGGTCGATCAGATCCGGGCGCTGTTCGGCAATCATTCCGAAGGCAGCGCCATCGGTCAGTACCAGCACGCGCTCGGCCTCCTGTATTTCCGACAGGCAGCGCGAACTGAGATGTCGTCCCAGCTGGATGCCGCTGCCCACCACCACCAGCCCGGACTCCACCTTGTCCAGCGCTGAGACCTGGGAGGAATCCACGACGCGGTTACGTCCACTGCGCTTGGCCTGGTAGAGCGCCGTGTCCGCGCTGCGCAGCACGGTCTCCAGCGACAAGCTGGACTCGCTGGTGGCGCTCAACCCGTAGCTCAGGCTGTAATCGACGTGTTGCCCTTCAAAGACGATTGGCACGATTCGTCGGCGCAGGTCTTCGATCAGGAAACGGGCCTGTTCGGCACTGCCACGGATCAGCATGGTGAACTCTTCTCCGCCGCTGCGGCCTACGATGGCCTGCTGCGGAAACACCGTGCGCAACAGCTCGCCAAAGGCACGCAGCACGCTATCGCCGGCCGCATGGCCGTAGCGATCGTTGATCTGCTTGAAGTAGTCGATATCGGCGACGATGGCTGCAAAAGGAGCCGTCTCCTGCTGGCAGCGCGCCAGCAATTGGCGGCCAAAGCGCACCGTGCTCTGGTGGTTGTAGAGGCCGGTCAGTCCGTCGTGTTCCGACAACTCACGATAGCGCCGACGCTCGATCAGCGTGCGCGCCAGCCAGGAGACCAGCAATGCTGTCACCAGCACCAGGCACAAGAGCCCCAGACCCTGCAGCCACTGGGTCCGCGAGCGCGCCGCAATCTCCGCAGCCTGAAGCGCCTTCTCACCCTGCAGGGCCGAGATCTGCTTCTCTTTCAGCTGCGTGTCGAACTGCATCTGCAGGAAGGCCATGCGCCGTTCGCGAGCGTTCTGATCGAGGTATTCGTGCGCCGATTGCGCCAGCCGCAGTTGCTCGAGTGCACCGGAGGCGTCGCCCTTGCGCTCCAGGATCTCACTCAGCAGCCGTCTCGCAGCTTCGAGATTGTCTCTGGCCTGCTGGGCTTCGAAAGTCGGCAAGGCCTCATCCAGAAGGTTCCGGGCTGCATCCAGCGATCCGCCCGACTCCAGCATGGCCTGGGCCAGCAGGATGCCGGTTTCAAGAAAACCGCTGGTGAATCCGGCTGCAGCAAACTGCGCCCGCGCATCGGTCAGCCAGGGAATCGCATGGGCATAGCGCTGTTGTGCCAACAGTGACTTGCCGACCCCCTTGTGACCATCGGCCACGAACACCGGGTCCTTGGCGAGATTGCAGACGTCGATCTGCTCGCGACTGGTCGACTCGGCCTGGGCAGTGTGACCGATCTCGTCCAGCGCCTTGGCGTAATCAGACAGGGCAATGCAAACATCCCGATGGATGCCGCCGGTACGTGCGGCCTGCAGCGCCTGTTCTGCGTAATCCATGGCCAGACGCTCTTCACCGGCGCGCAGATACAGATACGAGGCCATGCCCAGCATTCGCGGCTGCGGCGTATCGATCTGATCGAGCAGTGCGAGGCCTTCGGCCAGCCAGGCAAAGGCGCGTGGATACTCGCTGACATTAGTGGTCATGTTGACCGCCAGCGTGAGCGCGCGGATCCGTAGGTCCGGTGGCACCTGGCGTTTCAACATGGACTCGATCATCGCCAGCCCACTGGCGTAATCGCCCTCCAGGGCATGGTTGCGTGCTTCCACCAGTTCGATGCGGAAGCGCAGATCGTCATTCAGACTGGAACGAACAGGCTCCAGTGCCTGGATCAGATCGGCCGAAACCTGCCAGGGCTCAGTCCGGTTGCTGAGTTCGATCGCTGCGACGCGCTGCTCCAGGGTTTGCGCAGCGGCACTACTGACCAGACCCGAGCCGAGCAGGAACAGCAGCAGCAAGCCTATTCGGAAAACAGGAAGACATCGGGCGCCGAATGTGCGCATGCCGGTCTACCGAGGCGCGCAAGGCTCAGCTGTCGTAAGCGCTGACCGTGCTGTTGGTGGCGAATTGCCCATCCTTCAGTCCGGTCAGGCGCTTGATCGCCTCGTAGTCCTTGTTCAGCAGCGCGTCGCGCTCTTCGTCGCTGAGGCCGAAACGCTGAATGACCGCTGCCGGATCCCGGTGATACTCGTTGCTGAGCGCGGCATCGGCCCCCAGCTGCTTCATCAGACGCAAGAGACTGGACATGAGAGTTTCCCGACAGAATCACAGTTCAGAGGGCGCACCAGACGTGCGTTCGGGCGCCCGAAACAGGAGACCAGCAAGCTATCACATTCAGACAGGACTGAGTCAGCCGGGATGACCCTCGAAAGGGTCGGAAACCCTGTCGATCGGCCTTGACAAGGGCTGCCTGGCTGTTTCGGCCCGCGCCCGTGCAGCCAATTCCCGAGCGCGTCTGGATTCGCGACTGTCGGCGCCGAAAGCCTCGCGCAGTCTGGGCTCGGCCTCGTCCAGCAAGGACAGTGCCTCCTTGGGCTGTCCGCTCAGCAGCAGCCATTCGGCTTGTGTGGTTTGCAGCACGGCCCAGCGGGGATGATCCTCTCCCAACGCCGGTCGCAGGATGGCCCGGCTGCGTTCCAGCAGTTTGCCCGCACGTTCCAGCTGTCCCAACGCCAGGCAGGCCCGAGCCTGGTTGTGCAGGGTCACACCCACTCGCATGTGTTCGCCGCCGAGCGCGGCCACCAGTGCCTGCTCGGCTTGCTCGAAGTAGGGTAGGGCAGCATCGGCCTGACCCTGCGCCTCCAGCGCTGCTGCCAGATTGTTGAGTTCGGTGCCGGTGTGCATCGATGAGTCGCCCAGGCGTTGCTGGAAAATGGCCAGGGCGCGGCGATGTTCGCGCTCGGCTCTCTGCGCGTCGCCGGCGCGCAAGGCGCTGGCGCCCAGATTGCCGTAGACGGTGGCCAGTCCGGCGCTGTCGCCGCCCCAGATCTCCGCCGTGAGTTCGGCCACCCGCTCCAGCGTGGACAGTGCCAGCTCATGCTGGCCATCACGGCTGGCCAGGATGGCCAGATCATTGAGCATGTCCAGCGTGCGCAGATCACTGTCGCCCCACAGGTCCCGGGCCAGTGTCAGCGCCTGTTGCTGCAGTTGCAGGGCGGACCGGGTATCGCCCCGATCCACGGCGATGCGGGCACGAACGGTTGCCAGCTGACGACGGAGGTCAGCGTCCTGGCTGTTCTCGATCCAGATCGATGCCTGATCGGCGTAGGCCTGGGCCTGATCGTAGTCGCTTTGCAGATAGGCGTTGTCGGAGAGTAACAGCAGGACTTCCGCATGAAATGCCGGTGCTTCGGTGGCATGGCGCTGCGCCAGCTCCTGTGCGCGCTGCTCGGCTGCGGAAAAATCGCCGGCGTCGCTTTCTACCCGCGCCTGCAGCAGTTCGATGCGGTCGGCTTCCAGCGTACCGCTATCCGCGAGTGCCTGTCGGGCCTGCTCGAAACTGCGACGGGCGTCGTCATACAGCTCCAGGCTGTGCTGTGCGCGCCCCAGCGCCAGCAGCACCCGCACGCGCACTGGCGCCGGCAGATCACGGGCACCGACTCGGGTGCTGGCACTGGCCAGCAGCTCGCGGGCACTGGCGCTGCCGCCGGGATACTGTTCGGGATCAGCAGCCGTATAGGTATCGATGAGCAACGTGATGACCTGTTCTGCAGTGTCACGCTCCAGCAGTGTCTGTCGATACTGGTCGTACAATTGCGCCGCAAAGATCCCGGCCATTGCCACAAAGGCGGCGACGATGCTCAGTGCCCAGCGATAGCGCCGCAGGCCGCAGCGCAGCGCATAGCCGGCTGTGTTCGGCATCGACGTCACCGGTTGCCGTTGCAACCAGCGGTCCAGATCGTCGGCCAGCTCGTGGGCATCGGCGTAACGCGCATCGGGTTGCATGGCCAGTGCGCGATCGATCACCGAGGCCAGTTCGCGACTGCGCAGCGCGTTGATCCGTGGCGAGCGCAATCGACTCGGTGAGAGCGTTTCGACAGGCTCACCGCCGATGCGCTGAAGCAGCCTGGGTAGATCGCCCGCTGATTCTGCAAGCCAGCCGCGAATCGGCGCCTTGACGGCCAGTCGCAGCAGCGCGCCCAGCGCAAAGACGTCGCTGCGGGCGTCGATGACGGCATCCGATCGAGCCTGTTCCGGACTCATGAAACCGGGAGAGCCGCCTGCCTGTTCGCCGTCATCGCTGCCGGTGACACGGGCGATGCCAAAATCAATGACCCGCAGCTGGGCTGCACCTTCGATCTCGGACACCAGCACATTGGCCGGCTTCAGATCACAATGGACAATCCCGCGCCGATGGGCGTGACCGACGATGCGGCAGAGATCGCGCAGCATGCGCACCCGCGACACCGTATCCAGTGGGT harbors:
- a CDS encoding diguanylate cyclase; the encoded protein is MLLLFLLGSGLVSSAAAQTLEQRVAAIELSNRTEPWQVSADLIQALEPVRSSLNDDLRFRIELVEARNHALEGDYASGLAMIESMLKRQVPPDLRIRALTLAVNMTTNVSEYPRAFAWLAEGLALLDQIDTPQPRMLGMASYLYLRAGEERLAMDYAEQALQAARTGGIHRDVCIALSDYAKALDEIGHTAQAESTSREQIDVCNLAKDPVFVADGHKGVGKSLLAQQRYAHAIPWLTDARAQFAAAGFTSGFLETGILLAQAMLESGGSLDAARNLLDEALPTFEAQQARDNLEAARRLLSEILERKGDASGALEQLRLAQSAHEYLDQNARERRMAFLQMQFDTQLKEKQISALQGEKALQAAEIAARSRTQWLQGLGLLCLVLVTALLVSWLARTLIERRRYRELSEHDGLTGLYNHQSTVRFGRQLLARCQQETAPFAAIVADIDYFKQINDRYGHAAGDSVLRAFGELLRTVFPQQAIVGRSGGEEFTMLIRGSAEQARFLIEDLRRRIVPIVFEGQHVDYSLSYGLSATSESSLSLETVLRSADTALYQAKRSGRNRVVDSSQVSALDKVESGLVVVGSGIQLGRHLSSRCLSEIQEAERVLVLTDGAAFGMIAEQRPDLIDLRVHYAEGKDRRQTYREMEAAILAEVHAGKRVCAVFYGHPGVFADVPHAVIRKAREAGFRARMEPGISAEACLYADLGIDPGRSGVQSVEATQFLLEDRQVDTRSLLLLWQVALTGDTACTRFHAEPEEIQKLVERLLQDYPADHEVILYEAARLSVEPFRADRLPLADLARARFEEYTTLVIPPCARRQPDPTAQLLATLRQQEKP
- a CDS encoding serine/threonine protein kinase; this encodes MSRAGDTDLLSLTEEFERQARTAVARELPPGTRFGRYRIERLLGRGGMGIVYLAEQTEPIRRTVAIKMVLHAHLDRLARARFDVERQALASLAHPGVAQLYDAGSSPDGTAYFAMEYVSGLRLDQYWSAHPLDTVSRVRMLRDLCRIVGHAHRRGIVHCDLKPANVLVSEIEGAAQLRVIDFGIARVTGSDDGEQAGGSPGFMSPEQARSDAVIDARSDVFALGALLRLAVKAPIRGWLAESAGDLPRLLQRIGGEPVETLSPSRLRSPRINALRSRELASVIDRALAMQPDARYADAHELADDLDRWLQRQPVTSMPNTAGYALRCGLRRYRWALSIVAAFVAMAGIFAAQLYDQYRQTLLERDTAEQVITLLIDTYTAADPEQYPGGSASARELLASASTRVGARDLPAPVRVRVLLALGRAQHSLELYDDARRSFEQARQALADSGTLEADRIELLQARVESDAGDFSAAEQRAQELAQRHATEAPAFHAEVLLLLSDNAYLQSDYDQAQAYADQASIWIENSQDADLRRQLATVRARIAVDRGDTRSALQLQQQALTLARDLWGDSDLRTLDMLNDLAILASRDGQHELALSTLERVAELTAEIWGGDSAGLATVYGNLGASALRAGDAQRAEREHRRALAIFQQRLGDSSMHTGTELNNLAAALEAQGQADAALPYFEQAEQALVAALGGEHMRVGVTLHNQARACLALGQLERAGKLLERSRAILRPALGEDHPRWAVLQTTQAEWLLLSGQPKEALSLLDEAEPRLREAFGADSRESRRARELAARARAETARQPLSRPIDRVSDPFEGHPG
- a CDS encoding NADP-dependent isocitrate dehydrogenase gives rise to the protein MDQVNSPEWLDSSVSQAVSENPVLTPITVAPGDGIGPEIMQATLAILSAAGARIAPEFIEIGEATYLRGHAAGIDDAAWASLRRTGVLLKGPITTPSGGGYKSLNVTLRKTLGLYANVRPCISYAPFVATLHPRMDVVIVRENEEDLYAGIEHRQTDEVYQCLKLITRPGCEKIVRHAFEYARQYGRRKVTCMVKDNIMKMTDGLFARVFEEIGAEYPDIQRERYIIDIGAARLATRPERFDVIVMPNLYGDILSDIAAEMTGSVGLAGSANIGEHGAMFEAIHGSAPDIAGQGIANPGGLLLAAVMMLVQLRQNDVAERIHNAWLRTLEDGIHTADIASANTRSKVGTAAFAEAVIARLGQQPTQLASVKYADVPAAAEPRRPLYVRRPAQHKTRVGIDIFVHAADIAPDDLAAQLQATDTEQLSLQLITNRGVKVWPQGHAETFCTDHWRCRFLAREGQDPLTLGHKVALLQRMADAGIDVIKTEHLFNFDGVAGYAQAQGQ
- a CDS encoding glycosyl hydrolase; translated protein: MRTLPLLLLATLASGEIAAQTAPDSSVFGGLRARSIGTAHTSGRISAIDASAQFPQTIFVGAASGGVWRSTDGGTTFKPVFDDHIQSIGAIRIDPSNPKTVWVGTGETNVRNTVSVGDGLYQSIDGGESFKRVGLEKSERIAEIVVDQNNSKNVFVCVTGALWSDSAERGVYRSRDGGASFEKVLYVDTETGCSDLAIDPRNPNVLYAGMWSLRRSPDFFRSGGKGSGLYRSFDGGSSWAKAESGLPTTEKGRIALAVAPSKSNVVYALVEAKKTALYRSDDMGNTWAETNSSTNVQMRPFYFGEIVVDPVDADRIYRPAFVTTVSTDGGKTFNSMSFGGSVHPDHHALWINPKLPQQLLLGTDGGVYVSMNQGAKWSQFRNLPVSQFYHVSADMAQPYQVYGGLQDNGSWTAPSRSASGIRNRDWDSVGMGDGFWAWPDPSDPDTVFSQYQGGKLLRVNRTLGEIKRIEPARGEGEDKLRFNWNTPTVLAPSGKLYTGSQYLHVSTDRGDSWTRISPDLTTNNPQLQRQATSGGLSRDNSSAENNTTLYTIAESPKNPDTIWVGTDDGNVQLTRDGGRSWTNLTARLKSTPKGAWVSRIEASPHDEGTAFVTIDDHRRGDMKPYLLVTRDFGASFAPVNLAGVDGYAWVIEQDPVQADLLYLGTEFGLFISIDGGAHWARFAENLPRVAVHDLYLHPRENDLIIATHGRGIYIIDDLSPLRALNAEVLKQDLALLPSRAGIQTIGGGLQDFGGDDEYAGQSLPDVAVISFYAAKRHMFGDSKLEVFDSKDKLITTLPVDKRRGVVRIEWPMRLKAPKLPPSTQLVQAFVGPRLPEGDYRYVLTRGKQTAEGKVTLAADPRSPHSAEDRTAQRELALALHGELADLTFVADQLADLNTQIEARNKALGNKTPKSLTSFADKLSALRKKLAASDTDGGYVSGEEQLRERMGELYGAVVGYDGRPSASQQQMHKNVQAELAARMADRDQLLAELTAVNSAVEKAGGEALKALDRAGWEAKESGSGPASVARRWFSCEVCLSHVLH
- a CDS encoding LysR family transcriptional regulator; the protein is MPTPLRRLLRITPQQLRAFETTARLLSVTRAAEAMHLSQPTVSVQLKELAGAIGEPLFEYSGRKLRLTQTGETLQHTVAELIDCWQRFEANLNEQRGLVRGHLRIAAVTTAEYFVPDLIGPFAAAHPGVEFELSIENRDRVVQRLQQRSDDLVVMMLPPQDLPLRSLPFLDNPLIVVAGSSHPLAGKRLKLADLAGERWLMREAGSGTRRVAEQHFADAGFKPKIAMSLGSNEAIKHSVAAGLGIAVISRLALSQSGQSDLAAAGLIELEVRGFPIERRWSLVWRSDHPLSATARRFVSYLQDTPQPNP
- a CDS encoding sigma-70 family RNA polymerase sigma factor; protein product: MSTDPLLVQAVLARQPGAFERLVRAHQGLVWHLLERMVRHPEDTRELSQEVFLRVHQKLEQYRFESSLATWIGRIAFSIATRHLQRKRLPMDEALPGHEDDAALDRVSDAFDLAEACSDADLMACVSRELDALPPLQRTLIELYHFEELGIAEISQITGQPEGTVKNSLFRARRRLRERLELAIGVAA